Proteins from a genomic interval of Paenibacillus sp. RC334:
- a CDS encoding ParB/RepB/Spo0J family partition protein, with amino-acid sequence MSKRLGKGLDALIPSLTVNDEDKVVDIPLSQLRANPYQPRKTFDEESIKELAESIRQHGVIQPIIARSVLRGYEIIAGERRFRASQYCGNSTIPVVVRNFTDQQVMEIALIENLQRENLNAMEIAVAYQGLMDQFSLTQEELSLKVGKSRSHIANFLRLLALPEEVKDHVSRGTLSMGHARAIVGLKNPDMVKQLATQCIEQQWSVRELEEAVQQLDHKPGEAKAKSKVRKKDPFIDHMEESLRERFKTTVKIKHNKDKGKIELNYYSQQDLERLLELLQ; translated from the coding sequence ATGAGTAAACGGTTGGGAAAAGGGCTGGATGCACTCATTCCCTCCCTTACAGTCAATGATGAGGACAAGGTTGTTGACATTCCACTTAGCCAGTTGCGTGCAAATCCGTACCAGCCTCGAAAAACGTTTGATGAGGAATCGATTAAAGAACTGGCAGAATCCATTCGTCAGCACGGTGTTATCCAACCTATTATTGCGCGTAGTGTATTAAGAGGCTATGAAATTATTGCAGGTGAAAGAAGATTTCGGGCTTCTCAATATTGTGGGAATTCGACGATACCTGTGGTTGTTCGCAATTTTACCGATCAGCAGGTAATGGAGATTGCCCTGATTGAGAATTTGCAGCGTGAAAATCTGAACGCTATGGAAATAGCAGTAGCTTATCAGGGATTAATGGATCAGTTCTCGTTAACTCAAGAGGAATTGTCCTTGAAAGTGGGTAAGTCGCGCTCTCATATTGCGAATTTTCTTCGTTTGCTTGCATTGCCGGAGGAAGTTAAGGATCATGTTTCACGTGGAACATTATCTATGGGACATGCCAGAGCGATTGTTGGGCTTAAAAATCCCGATATGGTGAAGCAATTGGCGACACAATGTATTGAGCAACAATGGAGTGTTCGGGAGCTGGAAGAAGCTGTACAGCAGTTGGATCATAAGCCTGGTGAAGCGAAGGCCAAGTCCAAGGTGAGAAAAAAGGACCCTTTTATTGATCATATGGAAGAGTCCTTGCGTGAACGTTTTAAAACAACTGTGAAAATCAAGCATAACAAGGATAAAGGTAAAATCGAATTGAATTATTACAGCCAGCAGGATTTGGAAAGATTACTGGAACTATTGCAGTAG
- a CDS encoding DUF4446 family protein: MAELNGLIMEQLAGIVAGIVLILLILMIVIIVQGAKLKKMRRKYETMMAGSGVENLETLLIDLKVQMDTIEDEQEAHRASMESLRSKLTGLKGHIGIKRYNAFGERGSDLSFSMAIVDDNQDGIVLTGIYNRDGSYVYAKPLEAGQSSYSLSPEEKEAVTLAQQAGRNGNATP; encoded by the coding sequence ATGGCTGAATTGAACGGACTAATCATGGAACAGCTTGCCGGAATCGTTGCAGGGATTGTGCTTATTTTGCTCATCCTGATGATTGTTATCATTGTGCAGGGTGCAAAGTTGAAGAAGATGCGACGAAAGTATGAAACCATGATGGCAGGCAGCGGTGTCGAAAATTTGGAAACGCTGCTGATTGATTTGAAGGTGCAAATGGATACGATTGAGGATGAGCAGGAAGCCCATCGTGCAAGTATGGAATCTCTACGCAGTAAACTGACTGGCCTGAAGGGACATATAGGTATCAAACGCTATAATGCCTTTGGCGAGCGAGGGAGCGATTTAAGCTTCTCCATGGCCATTGTAGATGATAATCAGGATGGTATCGTATTAACCGGTATTTATAACCGGGATGGCTCTTATGTGTATGCCAAGCCCCTGGAAGCGGGGCAGTCATCCTATTCCTTATCTCCTGAAGAGAAAGAAGCCGTTACTCTTGCGCAGCAAGCAGGACGGAACGGTAATGCCACTCCTTAA
- the yyaC gene encoding spore protease YyaC → MTHPSDFIPEQEPLSLKISHTDPGIQSAISHRLLFHLHQAPSLQNIVIICIGTDRSTGDCLGPLVGTQLSRYKSPLFHLYGTLEEPVHAMNLQTTLDGIHTRYDQPYIIGIDACLGQTSSVGCIQVADGPLKPGAGVNKELPPVGDIHLTGIVNVGGFMEYFVLQNTRLNLVMKLSDIIAGSLYSAIKEWHYRSVLLAAQE, encoded by the coding sequence ATGACTCATCCATCTGACTTCATTCCGGAGCAAGAACCCCTTAGCTTAAAAATATCACACACCGACCCCGGGATCCAATCAGCCATCAGCCATCGTTTGCTGTTCCATTTGCACCAGGCGCCCAGTCTGCAAAATATCGTTATTATTTGCATCGGCACCGACCGTTCTACTGGAGATTGTCTCGGCCCGCTCGTAGGTACCCAGTTGTCACGTTATAAAAGCCCGCTCTTTCACCTTTACGGAACATTGGAGGAGCCTGTACATGCTATGAATCTGCAAACAACATTGGACGGCATACACACCCGGTACGACCAGCCCTATATCATCGGCATAGACGCATGTCTTGGACAAACCTCCAGCGTCGGATGCATTCAGGTTGCGGACGGGCCTTTGAAGCCTGGAGCGGGGGTAAATAAAGAATTACCGCCGGTCGGCGATATCCATTTGACAGGAATCGTTAACGTCGGCGGCTTTATGGAATACTTTGTGTTGCAAAATACAAGACTAAATCTGGTAATGAAATTATCAGATATCATTGCTGGCAGCTTATACTCCGCGATTAAGGAGTGGCATTACCGTTCCGTCCTGCTTGCTGCGCAAGAGTAA